Proteins encoded in a region of the Gloeocapsa sp. DLM2.Bin57 genome:
- a CDS encoding DUF1499 domain-containing protein, giving the protein MSNLEETKKKTVNWLQITTIALVAIVLVWLGWRVFFPDSPTIFAGSPPESLGISEGKLTPCRSTPNCVSSKSEDLEHYIEPLVYEGEGITRLKELITQQPRTRIIAESDDYLYAQFTSQWLGFVDDVEFYVNPNQPGVIEVRSASRLGESDLGVNRQRIETLRELLR; this is encoded by the coding sequence ATGTCTAATTTAGAAGAAACTAAGAAAAAAACGGTAAATTGGCTACAAATTACGACTATTGCTCTAGTAGCAATTGTATTAGTCTGGTTAGGATGGAGAGTCTTTTTCCCAGACAGTCCGACAATTTTTGCAGGAAGTCCACCCGAGTCTCTCGGTATCTCTGAAGGTAAATTAACACCTTGTCGGAGTACTCCTAATTGTGTTAGTAGTAAAAGTGAGGATCTCGAACATTATATTGAACCTCTGGTTTATGAAGGTGAAGGTATAACCAGGTTAAAAGAGTTAATCACTCAACAACCCCGTACTCGCATTATCGCTGAGAGTGATGATTATCTCTATGCTCAATTTACCAGTCAGTGGTTAGGTTTTGTGGATGATGTAGAATTTTATGTTAATCCTAATCAACCTGGTGTAATTGAGGTTCGTTCAGCTTCTCGTTTAGGAGAATCGGATCTAGGGGTTAACCGTCAGCGGATAGAAACTCTCAGAGAATTGTTGCGGTGA
- a CDS encoding DNA-binding response regulator: protein MRILLLEDEPNLGNLIQKGLTQYNYIIDVVNNWEQGWRYGCTYHYDLVILPYSLPKIDGLSLCQRFRENNYHFLILVLLSRCTSHDKISALDRGADGYLCKPLNIDELAAHIRALSRRLNSNCLSVLNWGGLRLNTSNCEVSFQGKSISLTAKEYGLLELFLRYKYEVLDIETIIESLWSSVEEPAEATIRSHIRHLRRKLKLTGLPDDLIITLKGRGYCLKSFPPHG from the coding sequence GTGAGAATCTTATTACTTGAGGATGAACCAAATTTAGGAAATTTAATCCAAAAAGGTTTAACTCAGTATAACTATATTATTGATGTAGTTAATAATTGGGAACAAGGGTGGAGATATGGTTGTACCTATCACTATGATTTAGTTATCTTACCCTATTCTTTACCTAAGATTGATGGTCTTAGTTTATGTCAACGTTTTCGGGAAAATAATTATCATTTTCTGATTCTTGTACTTCTGAGTCGTTGTACTAGTCATGATAAAATCAGCGCACTAGATAGGGGAGCAGATGGTTATCTGTGTAAACCCCTTAATATCGATGAATTAGCCGCCCATATTCGTGCTTTATCCCGTCGTTTGAACTCTAATTGTTTATCTGTGTTAAACTGGGGTGGTCTCAGGCTAAATACTTCTAATTGTGAAGTTAGTTTCCAGGGTAAATCTATCTCTTTAACTGCTAAAGAATATGGATTGTTAGAGCTATTCCTACGCTATAAGTACGAAGTCTTAGACATAGAGACCATTATTGAGAGTTTATGGTCTTCTGTAGAAGAACCTGCAGAAGCTACCATTCGCTCTCATATCCGTCACTTAAGACGCAAATTAAAGTTAACAGGATTACCTGATGATTTGATTATAACTCTGAAAGGACGTGGATATTGTTTAAAATCTTTCCCCCCTCATGGTTAA
- a CDS encoding calcium-binding protein: protein MAVIYVNVDAEGSNDGSSWQNAYNSLQDALNTAQTNDEIWIAKGVYKPTDNRNRNVSFNLKNSVDVYGGFAGDENNLNERNLERNETILSGNIGRQSRDDDNSYQIVTAIDLTEETRLDGVTIREGYSQNIPNDSNLRHYGAGLFANNSNLVLSNLNIADNQAQFGGGIVIAGNNSQATLVNNIFTDNIADRGGGGLLISDAQIEVVNNLFTGNIANATGGGAYLWRGTGNFINNTFADNSSQEQGSAITAENGANLTVNNSIIWGNNSEEPGDQVYNKLVVDRFEDSTVTVTNSLVENGFTGQNNLEADPLFVYPTRGDYRLQSESPAINVGNNNVITVDVDLSNNPRIINEIVDLGAYEFDPEIVYEIRGTNGNNNLRGTTGNDLILGLEGDDNINGRGGDDTIDGGPGNDTLNGAIGDDVLIGGPGRDILRGGTGNDTLNGGTGNDTLNGGPGDDILIGGPGNDLLIGGPGNDRFDFNSPEEGVNTIRDFDNGDNLIGIAVEGFGSGLAEGTLSPNQFTLGRRASTEQERFIFNRNNGQLFFDPDGSGSEPQVQIATLEDNASLTARDFLLF from the coding sequence ATGGCGGTTATTTACGTAAATGTGGATGCAGAAGGAAGTAACGATGGTTCATCATGGCAAAACGCTTATAATAGCTTGCAAGATGCTCTTAATACAGCCCAAACAAACGATGAAATTTGGATCGCCAAAGGTGTATATAAACCCACAGATAATCGCAATAGAAACGTAAGTTTTAACCTTAAAAATTCTGTGGATGTCTATGGTGGTTTTGCGGGTGATGAAAACAACTTAAACGAGAGAAATCTAGAGAGAAACGAAACAATCCTCAGTGGTAACATTGGTCGTCAAAGTAGGGATGATGATAATAGTTATCAAATCGTTACAGCGATTGATTTAACCGAAGAAACGAGACTAGATGGTGTAACTATCAGAGAAGGATATAGCCAAAATATACCCAATGATAGTAATTTAAGACATTATGGAGCAGGATTATTTGCTAATAATAGTAACCTAGTCTTAAGTAATTTAAATATTGCCGATAATCAAGCTCAATTTGGAGGTGGAATTGTTATTGCTGGTAATAATAGTCAAGCAACCTTAGTTAATAATATTTTTACTGACAATATAGCCGATAGAGGAGGAGGTGGTTTACTGATTAGTGACGCCCAGATAGAAGTAGTTAATAATTTATTTACTGGTAATATAGCTAATGCTACAGGTGGTGGAGCTTATTTATGGAGAGGGACTGGTAACTTTATTAATAATACCTTTGCTGATAATTCTAGTCAAGAACAAGGGAGCGCAATCACAGCGGAAAATGGTGCTAATCTGACAGTTAATAATAGTATTATTTGGGGTAATAACAGTGAAGAACCAGGAGACCAAGTCTATAATAAGCTAGTAGTAGATAGATTTGAAGACTCTACAGTTACCGTTACTAATAGCTTAGTAGAAAATGGTTTCACAGGACAAAATAATCTAGAGGCTGATCCTTTATTTGTTTACCCGACAAGGGGTGATTATCGTCTGCAGAGTGAATCTCCTGCTATCAATGTTGGTAACAATAATGTCATTACTGTAGATGTAGATTTAAGTAATAACCCTCGGATCATTAATGAGATCGTTGATTTGGGTGCTTATGAATTTGATCCTGAAATTGTTTACGAAATTAGAGGAACAAATGGAAACAATAACCTGCGTGGGACAACTGGTAATGACTTGATCTTAGGTTTAGAAGGAGATGATAACATCAACGGAAGAGGTGGAGATGACACTATAGATGGTGGGCCAGGAAATGATACCTTAAACGGTGCAATAGGAGACGATGTACTGATAGGTGGTCCGGGAAGAGATATTCTCAGAGGTGGTACAGGTAACGATACCCTCAATGGTGGTACAGGTAACGATACCCTCAATGGAGGACCAGGGGACGACATTTTAATCGGAGGTCCAGGAAATGATCTACTGATTGGAGGTCCAGGTAACGATCGCTTTGACTTCAACAGTCCCGAAGAAGGAGTAAATACTATTAGAGACTTTGATAATGGTGATAACTTAATTGGTATTGCTGTAGAAGGTTTTGGCTCAGGACTTGCAGAGGGGACATTATCACCTAATCAATTTACTTTAGGACGAAGAGCATCTACAGAACAAGAGAGGTTTATCTTTAATCGTAACAACGGTCAGCTCTTTTTTGACCCTGACGGATCAGGAAGTGAACCACAAGTACAGATAGCTACTTTAGAGGATAATGCTAGCCTAACCGCGAGAGATTTTCTCTTGTTTTAA
- the hisF gene encoding imidazole glycerol phosphate synthase subunit HisF — protein MLAKRILPCLDVNAGRVVKGVNFVNLQDAGDPVELAKVYNDAGADELVFLDITATHEDRDTIIDVVYRTAEQVFIPLTVGGGIQSLENIKLLLRAGADKISINSAAVRQPDFINQASDRFGNQCIVVAIDARKRQDPHNPGWDVYVRGGRENTGLDAIAWAEEVTRRGAGELLVTSMDADGTQAGYDLDLTRAIASAVEIPVIASGGAGNCEHIYQALTQGKAEAALLASLLHYGQLSISEIKSYLATHNLPVRPIV, from the coding sequence ATGTTGGCTAAACGTATTTTACCCTGTCTGGATGTTAACGCGGGTAGGGTGGTTAAAGGTGTTAATTTTGTTAATCTTCAAGATGCTGGTGATCCCGTAGAATTGGCTAAAGTCTATAATGATGCTGGGGCTGATGAGTTGGTCTTTCTGGATATTACCGCTACTCATGAGGACCGCGATACGATTATTGATGTGGTCTATCGTACCGCTGAACAGGTGTTTATTCCTCTCACCGTGGGTGGGGGTATCCAATCCTTAGAAAATATTAAACTTTTGTTAAGAGCTGGTGCAGATAAAATCAGTATTAATTCTGCTGCTGTGCGTCAACCTGATTTTATTAATCAAGCTAGCGATCGCTTTGGTAATCAGTGTATCGTCGTGGCTATAGACGCTCGTAAACGTCAAGATCCTCATAACCCTGGTTGGGATGTCTATGTGAGAGGAGGTCGCGAAAATACTGGTTTAGACGCGATCGCCTGGGCTGAGGAAGTCACTCGTCGTGGTGCGGGTGAACTGTTAGTTACTAGTATGGATGCTGATGGAACTCAAGCAGGTTATGATTTAGACTTGACTAGGGCGATCGCCTCGGCTGTAGAAATCCCTGTTATTGCTTCTGGGGGTGCCGGTAATTGTGAACATATCTATCAAGCTCTTACTCAGGGTAAGGCTGAAGCTGCTTTACTAGCGTCTTTATTACACTATGGTCAATTAAGCATCAGTGAGATTAAGTCTTATCTAGCTACTCATAATCTACCTGTGCGCCCTATTGTTTAG
- a CDS encoding gamma-glutamylcyclotransferase — protein MKVFVYGTLKPGECNYPRYCQGKIIDSQPAYTLACLYSLPFGYPAMTPGNQRVEGFLLTFPNQAYLASLDELEGCTAGQPRDSLSYYRQMVRIYNLEGDYLTEAWAYFMTPEQVKLFGGRFEPSGCWRFLKE, from the coding sequence TTGAAGGTTTTTGTTTACGGGACTCTTAAACCTGGTGAGTGTAATTATCCTCGTTACTGTCAGGGTAAAATAATTGACTCTCAACCTGCTTATACCCTGGCTTGTCTCTATAGTTTACCTTTTGGTTATCCGGCGATGACTCCTGGTAATCAAAGGGTTGAGGGTTTTTTGTTGACTTTTCCTAATCAAGCTTATTTAGCTTCTCTCGATGAGTTAGAGGGTTGCACTGCTGGTCAACCTCGCGATAGTTTGAGTTATTATCGTCAAATGGTTAGGATTTATAATCTGGAAGGGGATTATCTGACTGAGGCTTGGGCTTATTTTATGACTCCTGAGCAGGTTAAACTGTTTGGGGGTAGGTTTGAACCCTCTGGGTGTTGGCGTTTTTTAAAGGAATAA
- a CDS encoding ABC transporter substrate-binding protein, which produces MKRIVQLLVLASGISLGLTWANSSIATPVETEIEETGILKVGVRDDSPLFGFGSPSEGYCTDFANALAVSLTEKFGKPVTTEFVTSTTQNRWELVTGGQVHLECGPNTITAERETEEQIKFSLPFFVTATQIFAQGGITEEDMKTATIGTIAGTTNAQEMAMVYPESQINDTFTTRIEGIEAVQAGEITGFASDGILLIGSATIMQVDPDNFVVATPLVNDRPFCAAYGMILPGDDDNAVWRETVNQFIAQSGQGAEVWDMWFEPLTPYIDKTLAECNM; this is translated from the coding sequence ATGAAAAGAATCGTACAACTGCTAGTTTTAGCTAGTGGTATCTCACTAGGGTTAACTTGGGCTAATAGCAGTATCGCTACCCCTGTAGAAACAGAAATTGAAGAAACTGGTATTCTCAAAGTAGGAGTCAGAGATGACTCACCCCTATTTGGTTTTGGTAGTCCATCAGAAGGATACTGTACAGACTTTGCTAATGCTTTAGCGGTTTCTTTAACCGAAAAATTTGGAAAACCAGTAACAACAGAATTTGTAACCTCTACAACTCAAAATAGGTGGGAACTAGTTACAGGAGGACAGGTACACTTAGAATGTGGACCTAACACAATTACAGCCGAAAGAGAAACAGAAGAGCAGATCAAATTTTCCTTACCCTTTTTTGTCACAGCTACCCAAATTTTTGCTCAAGGGGGTATAACCGAAGAAGACATGAAAACAGCGACGATTGGGACGATCGCCGGAACAACCAACGCGCAAGAAATGGCAATGGTGTATCCTGAATCTCAAATCAACGATACCTTTACGACTAGAATAGAAGGAATAGAAGCAGTTCAAGCAGGAGAAATCACAGGCTTTGCTAGCGATGGTATCTTATTAATAGGTAGCGCTACCATTATGCAGGTTGATCCTGATAACTTTGTAGTAGCCACACCCCTAGTGAACGATCGCCCCTTCTGTGCAGCTTATGGTATGATTCTTCCCGGGGATGATGATAACGCCGTCTGGAGAGAAACAGTTAATCAATTTATTGCTCAAAGTGGCCAAGGAGCAGAAGTATGGGATATGTGGTTTGAGCCACTAACCCCTTATATAGACAAAACCCTAGCCGAATGTAATATGTAA